In Deinococcus sp. YIM 134068, the following are encoded in one genomic region:
- a CDS encoding VOC family protein, giving the protein MLKHVSFLTRDLTATLAFYARLGGVVEKDVTTPEGFRRGVVRLGGGRIQFFQIGTETPNPHSHWAEHIALHVSGLRDLLPNLRAEGVPVTRDLQPSPGGRDMAFVQDPDGRQVELLEAEG; this is encoded by the coding sequence ATGCTCAAGCACGTCTCCTTCCTCACGCGCGACCTCACGGCCACCCTCGCCTTCTACGCGCGGTTGGGCGGCGTGGTGGAGAAGGACGTGACGACGCCCGAGGGCTTCCGGCGCGGCGTGGTGCGGCTGGGCGGCGGGCGCATCCAGTTCTTCCAGATCGGGACGGAGACGCCGAATCCGCACTCGCATTGGGCCGAACACATCGCCCTGCACGTTTCCGGCCTGCGCGACCTCCTTCCCAACCTCCGTGCCGAGGGCGTCCCCGTGACCCGCGACCTCCAGCCCAGCCCCGGCGGGCGCGACATGGCGTTCGTGCAGGACCCCGACGGACGGCAGGTGGAGTTGCTGGAGGCAGAGGGTTAA
- a CDS encoding AI-2E family transporter: MIAPPRPPNAFQYVWRSPWVRAVVFGLAFYVAYRLLGRVTTVVVDFALGFLIAYLANPLLNWLERGRVARGLGVFFVLLIFLGIFALAGVLLVTVSAQFIQLLDDLPEQIGRLSLLLDRSFAWLGERGVTGLDGVRGRLTEAVQTYVQNLGQNIIPILQNLLNSTGSIFNRLISIGGVLGQVLLILLLSVYLMLDYSRVNTALLRAFPRPWQPRVLELSGLIGTAVGGYVRGQLLIALFIGVFVWLGLTLIGIPSAAAIGFLAGAFNIVPYLGPIIGATPALLLALPSGWVTMLLVVVIFVAANQIESNFLSPYILSRTTDLHPITVLVAILVGVALLGFTGALLAVPTVALGKLLLEKYYYPSRVYTEGP; the protein is encoded by the coding sequence GTGATCGCCCCACCCCGACCGCCCAACGCCTTCCAGTACGTGTGGCGCAGCCCGTGGGTGCGCGCGGTCGTGTTCGGGCTGGCCTTTTACGTCGCCTACCGCCTGCTGGGGCGCGTCACGACCGTGGTGGTGGACTTCGCGCTGGGCTTCCTCATCGCGTACCTCGCCAATCCGCTGCTCAACTGGCTGGAGCGGGGGCGGGTGGCGCGCGGGCTGGGCGTCTTCTTCGTCCTCCTGATCTTCCTGGGCATCTTCGCGCTGGCGGGCGTGCTGCTCGTCACCGTGTCGGCGCAGTTCATCCAGCTCCTCGACGACCTGCCCGAGCAGATCGGTCGCCTGAGCCTGCTGCTCGACCGCTCGTTCGCCTGGCTGGGTGAGCGCGGCGTGACCGGGCTGGACGGGGTGCGGGGTCGGCTCACCGAGGCCGTTCAGACCTACGTGCAGAACCTCGGCCAGAACATTATCCCGATCCTGCAAAACCTGCTCAACTCCACCGGGTCCATCTTCAACCGCCTGATCTCCATCGGCGGCGTGCTGGGACAGGTCCTCCTCATCCTGCTGCTGAGCGTGTACCTGATGCTGGACTACAGCCGCGTAAACACGGCGCTGCTGCGCGCCTTCCCGCGCCCCTGGCAACCGCGCGTGCTGGAGCTGAGCGGGCTGATCGGCACGGCGGTCGGCGGCTACGTGCGCGGCCAACTCCTGATCGCCCTCTTCATCGGCGTCTTCGTGTGGCTGGGCCTCACCCTGATCGGGATTCCCAGCGCCGCCGCCATCGGCTTTCTCGCCGGGGCCTTCAACATCGTGCCGTATCTGGGGCCGATCATCGGCGCGACGCCCGCGCTGCTGCTCGCCCTGCCGTCGGGCTGGGTGACGATGCTCCTCGTCGTCGTGATCTTCGTGGCCGCCAACCAGATCGAGAGCAACTTCCTCAGCCCCTACATCCTGAGCAGGACCACCGACCTCCACCCCATCACGGTCCTCGTCGCCATCCTCGTCGGCGTGGCTCTGCTCGGCTTCACGGGGGCGCTGCTGGCCGTGCCGACCGTGGCGTTGGGGAAGCTGTTGTTGGAGAAGTACTACTATCCGAGCCGGGTGTACACGGAAGGGCCGTAG